In Choloepus didactylus isolate mChoDid1 chromosome 18, mChoDid1.pri, whole genome shotgun sequence, a single genomic region encodes these proteins:
- the PTRH2 gene encoding peptidyl-tRNA hydrolase 2, mitochondrial, which yields MLFKSLVMDYLVHPGALSLAAGVACGMCLGWGLHVRFGMIPKSSVKKADTDTGDEASILGESGEYKMILVVRNDLKMGKGKVAAQCSHAAVSAYKQIQRRNPELLQEWEYCGQPKVVVKAPDEETLVELLTHAKMLGLTVSLIQDAGRTQIAPGSRTVLGIGPGPADLIDKVTGHLKLY from the coding sequence aTGCTCTTCAAATCCTTGGTTATGGATTACTTGGTTCATCCTGGTGCACTCAGCTTGGCTGCCGGCGTTGCGTGTGGCATGTGCCTGGGATGGGGCCTCCACGTACGCTTTGGGATGATCCCCAaaagctcagtgaagaaagcggACACAGACACTGGGGATGAAGCCAGCATCTTAGGAGAGAGTGGGGAATACAAAATGATTCTTGTGGTTCGAAATGACTTAAAGATGGGAAAAGGGAAAGTGGCTGCTCAGTGCTCTCATGCTGCTGTTTCTGCCTACAAGCAAATTCAAAGGAGAAACCCTGAATTGCTCCAAGAATGGGAATACTGTGGCCAGCCCAAAGTGGTAGTCAAAGCCCCTGATGAAGAAACCCTGGTTGAATTACTGACCCATGCCAAAATGCTGGGACTGACTGTAAGTTTAATTCAAGATGCTGGACGTACTCAGATTGCACCAGGCTCCCGGACCGTCCTAGGAATTGGGCCAGGACCAGCAGACCTAATTGACAAAGTCACTGGTCACCTAAAACTTTACTAA